The genomic DNA CACTCCGCGACCGAGATGGAGCGCATCGTCCGACGCTTCACCGCCGCCATCGCCCACCAGATCGGCCCCGACTATGACATCCCCGCTCCCGACGTCGGCTCCAACAGCCAGCACATGGCCTGGATCGCCGACACCTACACCTTCCTCTCCGAGATCGGCGGCCACAACCCCGGCGCCGTCATCACCGGCAAGCCCATCGAGTACGGCGGCTCTCTCGGGCGTGAGAAGGCGACCGGACAGGGCGTCGTTGACACACTCGTCGAGATGCTCCCCGAACTCAAGCTCAAGCCCGAGACCAGCACCTTCAGCGTTCTCGGTTTCGGAAACGTCGGTTCCTGGTCCGGCAAGATCTTCCAGGACAAGGGCGCGAAGATGACCGCTGTGGCCGACCACACCGGCTTCATCCGCAACGACAAGGGCATCGACGCCAACGACCTCGCGGCCTATGTCCAGCAGAAGGGCGGCGTCGCCGGCTACACCAAGGCCACCGCCATCACCAAGGAAGAGTTCTACAAGACCCAGGTCGATGTCTTCATCCCCGCCGCGCTCGAGCAGATGATCCAGGAGCCCGAGGCCAACATGCTCAACTGCAAGGTCGTTGCCGAGGGTGCAAACGCCCCGACGACGCCCGCAGGCGAGCGCATCCTCCAGAAGCGCGGCATCGAGGTCCTCCCCGCCATCCTGTGCAACGCCGGCGGCGTCACCGTCTCCTATTTCGAGTGGGTCCAGAACAAGACCTTCCAGACCTGGGAGCTCGAGCGCGTCGACCGTGAACTCAACAAGCACATGGTCAAGGCCGCCGGACGCACGCGCGACGCACGCCGTAAGTACAACTGCGACCTCCGCACCGCCGCATACGCCGCCGCGTTGGAGCGCCTCCAGAAGGCCTACGAGGCCCGCGGCATCTTCCCGTAAAGCTCAGGTCCGAGACGCCGGACAATCAGCACGACCTTCGCAAGGCCCCGGCAGCGCATGCCGGGGCCTTTCTGTTACTGCCGTGTCGCGCTGCGACAAGCACAAGGTGGATCGCCCCGGACAGCACACGTGAAACAGGGCAATCTGGGGTGTCGAGCGAGAGTTCAAACGTGAGCGATGCGCAAAAGAGCCCCGTGAATCTATCTGAATTGCGGATGGGTCAATCCACGCAAGCAGAACGCTCGTAAGATCTGCACGAGAGACGCGCCGGGGGTCATAGCCCGGTGCCATGACAATCCCACTTGATTGATGAGGAGAGACCCGATGCGTTCAAAGTTTGTTGTCGCCGCGCTGAGCGCGGGCGCGATGGCTGTTTCCGCCTGCGCCGATGTCCTGTCCAACTGGAACCTGATCGTCTTCAACGATCTCACCTCGACCCAGGAGGTCGAAGGCCGCACCATGGTCGGGCGTGACCTGAACACCGGCGCGTCAAACTACGGCACCATGCTCCACCGCCCCAGCCACCTCGGCGTCGATGTCCTCATCGTCGGCCGAAACCTCAACGGAGGCAACGTCCAGATGGAGGCCGGCAACCTCCGCCTCGGCGGCACCCGCACCGGCAACGTCAACTTCAACGGTGGCGGCATGCAGATCAACGATCCCGGCGCGGCCTCGATCGTCTCCGCCGCACGCTCCGAGGTGCAGTGGATCTCGAACCACCTCGCCGGCCTCGGCGCGACCAACACGGTCTCCATCCCGATGGGCTCCCCCGCTCCCGTGAACTTCTCCGCTGTTGCGAACATCGACGGCGTGGCAGTCTTCAACGTCGACGGCAACCAGCTCTTCGGCAACGGCTTCGTGCAGCAGTTCGACATCGCGATGAACAGCGCGGCCAGCGTGATCATCAACGTCTCGGGCACGAGCATCACGCACAACCAGGGCAACTTCCTCGGCGGCTTCAACAGCGCCAACGCCTCCAAGATCCTCTGGAACTTCTACGAGGCCGAGACGCTCAACATCGAGCGAGCCCTGTACGGCGCGGTCCTGGCGCCGAATGCCCACCTGACCAACGGCAACTTCATCGCCGGCTCAGTCGCCGTCGAGAACTTCACGCAGAACGGCGAGATCCACCTCCCGACCTACGACGGCTACGTTCCCGCCCCCGGCGCACTCGCGCTGATCGGCGTCGCGGGGCTCTTCGCCTCTCGCCGGCGCAACTGAGCCGTTCACGGTGATCACAATCTGACGAGGCCCCGGTCACCTGGCCGGGGCCTCGTTGTCTTTACAACGCGTCTTTCAGATCGGGCCGCGACGCCCCGCGCCCTTCACGAGCGACTCTCTCGCCTCGACCGCCATGCGATCGCAGCGTTCGTTCTCGGGGTGCTCGCTGTGACCCTTGATCCAATGGAAGCGGACCTCGTGACGCGACGAGAGCGCGTCGAGTTCCATCCAGAGTTCCTGGTTCTTCACCGGCTTCTTGTCGGCCGTCTTCCACCCCTTCTTCTTCCACCCGTGGATCCAGCTCTTCAGCCCATCCAGCACGTACTTGGAATCGGAATAGAGATCCACCACACTCGGACGTTTCAGCACCGACAGCCCCTCGATCACCGCACGGAGTTCCATCCGATTGTTCGTCGTGTCGTGCTCGGCCCCGCTCGCGGCACGCTCCTTCCCGGAGACCCCGTGCTTGAGCACATACGCCCAGCCACCCGGGCCGGGGTTTCCAGAGCACGCCCCGTCTGTGTGCAACTCGACATGGGGCTTCGAAGCCGGGACCGATTCTCCCCTGGCTCCGCCATGCTGCTTTTCTGCGCTCATCGCAACTCCCCGGACTCGCGCGCAAGCCGCTCGAGCGCGAGATCGTGCGCCCGGTGATACGCCGAACCGAGGCGGCTCCAGTCAAAGTCCCAGCTCTTGCTCTCAACCGCGTTCCGCATCGCGATCCGCCCGCGCCGATCAAGGCGGCAATACGCCAGCATCCAGCGGGCCAGATCCGCTGCCGCCTCATGAAACCCGCGCCCACGCCGCTTCAGCACGGTCATCCCCCATGCGTCGTGGTCCGGGTGGCGATCTGCGACATACCCGCCGAAGCCCGCAAGGTCAGAGGTGATCGCCGGCGTGCCGGCCGCCATGCACTCCAGGGGCGTGTATCCCCACGGCTCGTACGCGCTCGGGAAAACACCCAGGTGCGTGCCGCGCACGAACTGGTCGTAGTCCATCCCCCACAGCGGGCTTGTCGGCGAGATGAACTCCGGGTGATAGACGATCTTCACCGGGTCATCCGGCCGGTTGCACAGCCCGAGATGCCGTATGTGACTCAGGACCGGATCGGACCAGTCTCCCTCGACGTGATGCGACACGACGGGCGGGAGGCCGTTCCTCCGGAAGGCCTGCTGCATCCGCCGATACCGCAGCGACCAGTACGGATCGACGAGCGCGTCGAGGTTCGCCCGCTGGCCGGCCGCCGCGAGCGGGAACATCCGCTTGCCGACGCCCTCCAGGATGCTGTTGCAGACGTTGTCGAGCTCGTTGAGCACGCCCCGCAGCCGCAGCGACTCGGGGTCGATGGTCCGCGTCTGTCTCTGCGTGACGATGAAGAAGACGACGTTGAGCCCGAGATCGAACTCCTTGATCTGCGCGTTCAGACGCGCGAGGGCCTCCAGGCACAGATCGAATCCCTTGTTCTTCGGCTCGAATCGCCCGCTCGTGAACATGTAGATCGTGCGGTCCAGATCGAACGCGTATGACGGGAAGAAGTACCCCATCACGAACCGATGGATCGCTTCCTTGTGCGTCGCGTGCAGCGTCTGGAACTCGTGCCCCACGTTGTTGAGCGAGACATTCAGCCCGTTCGGCGTGAACAGGTCGGGGACGCGACCCAGCAGCGCGCCGCACTCCTCACCCGTGATCGGCGAGACCGTCGTGAACACGTGCGACCCGTGCGCACACGCCCGCTCGTAGCCGTGGATCCCCTTGATGTTGTACTTGGCCGCCTCCGCCGCGTGATCGATCGACCACAGCCGGTCGTAGAACCCATCCTCGCTCGATGCCATGTAGCGCCCGAGAAGCGTCGCATG from Phycisphaeraceae bacterium includes the following:
- a CDS encoding Glu/Leu/Phe/Val dehydrogenase, whose translation is MTTMTAPKAHAAEQSSNGILHDVGLPDDPNNLYTQTVGSMLHAAEKMNLPRYLQLILAQPKNEIMVHFPVKMDSGKYELFKGYRVQHNNALGPYKGGLRFHHDVHLDDVKSLAFLMTMKCSLVGVPYGGGKGGIKVDPRKHSATEMERIVRRFTAAIAHQIGPDYDIPAPDVGSNSQHMAWIADTYTFLSEIGGHNPGAVITGKPIEYGGSLGREKATGQGVVDTLVEMLPELKLKPETSTFSVLGFGNVGSWSGKIFQDKGAKMTAVADHTGFIRNDKGIDANDLAAYVQQKGGVAGYTKATAITKEEFYKTQVDVFIPAALEQMIQEPEANMLNCKVVAEGANAPTTPAGERILQKRGIEVLPAILCNAGGVTVSYFEWVQNKTFQTWELERVDRELNKHMVKAAGRTRDARRKYNCDLRTAAYAAALERLQKAYEARGIFP
- a CDS encoding choice-of-anchor A family protein, whose translation is MRSKFVVAALSAGAMAVSACADVLSNWNLIVFNDLTSTQEVEGRTMVGRDLNTGASNYGTMLHRPSHLGVDVLIVGRNLNGGNVQMEAGNLRLGGTRTGNVNFNGGGMQINDPGAASIVSAARSEVQWISNHLAGLGATNTVSIPMGSPAPVNFSAVANIDGVAVFNVDGNQLFGNGFVQQFDIAMNSAASVIINVSGTSITHNQGNFLGGFNSANASKILWNFYEAETLNIERALYGAVLAPNAHLTNGNFIAGSVAVENFTQNGEIHLPTYDGYVPAPGALALIGVAGLFASRRRN
- the rnhA gene encoding ribonuclease HI, which codes for MSAEKQHGGARGESVPASKPHVELHTDGACSGNPGPGGWAYVLKHGVSGKERAASGAEHDTTNNRMELRAVIEGLSVLKRPSVVDLYSDSKYVLDGLKSWIHGWKKKGWKTADKKPVKNQELWMELDALSSRHEVRFHWIKGHSEHPENERCDRMAVEARESLVKGAGRRGPI
- a CDS encoding glycosyltransferase, translating into MAKRRERITRSPDPDAPSPLHGVADGVLFEVSSEVCNQVGGIYQVLRSKAALITARWPNRYWLVGPYVEQKASVEFEPSRPPRWLGRVLESLESEGIRIHHGRWLIAGNPRVLLIERAVQWQEIDKLKFELWSDHSIESPGGDRLVDEAIVFGDSVRRFLTRVCEMRAAPAGEHAGDDPSEEPSHGSHRRIIAHFHEWLGGLAIPMIRKAELPVATVFTTHATLLGRYMASSEDGFYDRLWSIDHAAEAAKYNIKGIHGYERACAHGSHVFTTVSPITGEECGALLGRVPDLFTPNGLNVSLNNVGHEFQTLHATHKEAIHRFVMGYFFPSYAFDLDRTIYMFTSGRFEPKNKGFDLCLEALARLNAQIKEFDLGLNVVFFIVTQRQTRTIDPESLRLRGVLNELDNVCNSILEGVGKRMFPLAAAGQRANLDALVDPYWSLRYRRMQQAFRRNGLPPVVSHHVEGDWSDPVLSHIRHLGLCNRPDDPVKIVYHPEFISPTSPLWGMDYDQFVRGTHLGVFPSAYEPWGYTPLECMAAGTPAITSDLAGFGGYVADRHPDHDAWGMTVLKRRGRGFHEAAADLARWMLAYCRLDRRGRIAMRNAVESKSWDFDWSRLGSAYHRAHDLALERLARESGELR